The sequence AAGAAGGGGCAATCACCTGCGGATAGCGCACAAAGCAACACGGCAGACTATGTTTTTGGCTGGAAGATTGACGGTAAGTATCAGGGCCAACCATTAGTCGGCAGCGGTAAGATTGGCGGCATGTTGTCGATGAGTGATGCGAGTCGGCCATTTCCATTACAGGCTGATCTGCGCTCGGGGTCCACTCGAGTGGCAGTGGCGGGCACCTTAACTGATCCCGGCAATCTGGCGGGGTTGGATATGCAATTGAAATTCTCGGGAGCCAGCTTAGATAACCTCTACCCGCTGATCGGCGTGTTACTGCCTTCCACTCCGCCTTACAACACTGATGGCCGTTTAGTCGCGAGCCTCAAGCAAGCTGGCGGCGCGGTTTATCACTATGAAAACTTTAACGGTAAAATTGGCGACAGCGATATTCGCGGCAATCTGACCTATACCGCCAGCCAGCCACGACCAAAATTAACCGGCAATATGTCATCAGAGAAATTGCGCTTTGCTGATTTAGCACCATTGATTGGTGCTGATTCTAATCAGGAAAAAGCCCGTCGTGGCGAGAAAAATCGGCAACCGGCGAATAAAGTATTGCCGGACGAAAAGTTTGATACCCAAAGCTGGAGGGTGATGGATGCCGATGTTACTTATGCTGCTAAACGTATCGAGCGGGATAAATCATTACCCCTAAATGATCTGTCGACCCACGTAGTACTGAATAATGGCGAATTGTTGCTCGATCCGCTGCGTTTTGGCATGGCGGGCGGAAACCTGAATGCCACGCTACGGCTGAATGGCAACAAAGATCCCATGCAGGGCAAGGTAGATTTACATGCTCGTCGGCTGCAATTGAAAGCGCTATTGCCTGAGGTGAAGTCGATGCGCAACAGCTTAGGACAGTTGAATGGCGATGCATCATTTACTGCAACGGGTAATTCGGTGGCCGCGCTACTGGCAACCAGCAATGGCAACCTGCGCTTGCTGTTGAATCAAGGGTTGATTAGCCGCAGCTTAATGGAGTTGCTCGGCCTGAATGTGGGTAACTATCTGGTGGCGAAGTTATTTGGCGACGATGAAGTGAAGATTAACTGTGCGGTGGCGGATATCCAGTTGCGCAATGGGCTAGCAACACCGCGCCTGTTTGTGATTGATACTGAAAACGCCATTATCAATATTACCGGTAATATTAACTTCGCCACCGAGCGGCTGGATCTCTCTATTGACCCCGAAAGCAAAGGGCTGCGCATTCTAACCCTGCGCTCCCCGCTCTATGTCAGAGGCACCTTTAAGCAGCCGGATGCGGGCGTAAAAGCGGGGCCATTGCTTGCTCGAGGCGCAATTGCCGCCGTGTTAGGGGTGGCGCTGACACCTGCTGCGGCACTGCTGGCGCTGATCTCCCCCAGTGAGGCAGAGGAGAATCAGTGCACGCCCTTCCTGCAAAAAATAAAGCAGAAAAAATAATCAGCTAGTGCGCCGCTGGTGGGGGAAGCAGTTTACACTCGTGATCCTGCAACTCCTCCACTGAGGCACGGTGTACTTTCGCCAGGCTCGCTTTACTGGCTAACAGCAAAAACTCCCCGTTCGGTAAGGCAGTCATGGCTAGACCATAACTGCCCATTTGGCCTTTTGCCCCTGTGACTTCATCGGCGAGCAGGCGAAACGCGCCTAGATGCTGCAATTCCGTCGCCGTGGTGCGGCGCACCAGATAATCATGGCCCAACAGGCCATCGGGTAAAGGTTGCCATTGTGGGCGGAAATCTGCCTCATGTGCCGCCAGTGCTGCTTTCACCTGTGGTTTCAGGCAAGAGATATGAATATGTAATTGATTTTGAGAGCGACCATATTTTGAATTAATGGCGAGCGAGATATTTGTATCGTCAATAGGCGCGCCATACTTATCGGCCATAAAGTGGCGCGCTTGCCAAGCCTCCAGAAAGAAGTTTGGGCTGCTGGCAGCTAATATCTGCGGGCTTTCTATGCCGCTGATTTTCGCTGTGGGCATGAGCAGATATTGCAATGGCCCGTGTATGTCCTTGTACACCACAAACCCAGCTTGTGTATCGACCTGAATGCAAGGCTGTGGATCATGATGGGCTTCCATATTGGGCACGCATTGTTGGCTAACAATTTTCCACAATGCATCGCCGTGGCTGAAGCGCGATTGGCACGCCACGATCAGCGCGATAACCGCCAGTAGCCCCAATATTATCCATCTAAATCTAGCTTTTTTAATGTAGCGTGACATGCGTGATCCTTCACTTTCGATGATGGGCCATCAGTGTAATGATAAATCAGAGGCAGGGGCAAACCCCATAATCCTTATTTATCATTATGGGGTGTTGACCTGATATGGCGACAGATTAGCGTGCCTCTTCACCCGGTTTTTGCGGTAAGGTTTTGTCCTCAGCATACTGGGCGGTGGCTATCCAAGCGGCGCAGAATAGGGTCAGGCGAGCGAAGAAGTAGAAAAAGGCCATCAGACCAATAACAGAACCAAAAGCCGCACCGGAAGGCGAGCTGGCAAGACGCGGCAGCATCATGGTCATGACAAACTTGATGATCTCAAAGCCGATGGCGGCAATCAGGGTGCCACGTAGCAAGGCTTTTTTCTTCGGCTTATGCCGTGGCAAAATCCAAAATATCCACAAAAATAACAGATAGTTAGCCGCGATAGAGATCGACATTGCAATCAGTGTCATCGCGGGCCGCAACCACTCAATATCCCCCAGCCCTAATGCGTTGACGATTGCCGACTGCGCCGCCCCCGCGATTGAGGTCAGTGAAAGCGTGATAATTAGCGCGACAACCAATCCGATGAGCGAAATAAAATCCCGCGCATAGCGATAATAAAACGCCTCCTGATCCTGCGGGTTGCGCTCCCACACATCCCGCGACTGAGCACGAATAGCTTCACGCAGATTACCCATCCAGCTAACACCAGAATAGAGGGCAATCGCTAGACCGGTCAGCCCGACGGTGGTGCGTTGCTGAATGGCGGTATTCACGGTGTTTTTAAGGGTGGCGGCTAATGCAGGATCACTGATGGTATTAACAATTTTGTTAATTAATTCAGCCAATAAGTCAGGATTTGATGCCAGAACAAAACCGACAGCGGCAAATGAAACCATCAAAATAGGGATCAGCGATAGAAATGAAAAATAAGTAATGGCCGCCCCGAACTGGCTGCCCAATCGGTCATTAAAGCGATCTGTCGCGCGGATAATATGGGCGACAGGGGGATAAGCTTTCACACTGTTACTTATTCGTGTCATACAGGAAATGGCTCTCTTTCCGGTTTTAATCCCCGCAGCCAGTGGCGCTGAGCTGTTTTTCGGTGCGTTCGGCATAATTCTCCTTAATTGCGTTAATCCATGCCTTATGCAGATGATTCTTCTACAAAATACGACATAAAATGGCGAGTAATCTGTTGATGATAGCAGAGTCGATAGCTATCACAAATGCAGTGGGTAAATCCCCGCATTTATAGCACCCAATTTGTCTTCAATATTTTGATTAAAATAACCTTAACGTCTTGATTAAGAACTAAACCCTCACCACTGTAGGAAATATCCCACAAGTGAGGTGGTGTGGTCTCATATTAAATATATTTATAAGGATTATATTGTCCATAGACTGGGTTAATTATTATTGAATAATAAAATCTGGCGATAAATATAATTTATATAAAACAAAAAAATAAACAGATTAAAAATTCTTCTTTATTTAGATTATCTTGTAAAACATCAGGTCGTTAATATGAATATAAATAAAATAAGGCTATCGCTTTGTTTTCGAAAAACACTATTGGCTAGTTTGTTGCTTCCTCTGCTTAGCCCGCTTTATTGCTGGGCGGCACAAACTATCAGTGTAACTGATGGTAGCTCCGTTCCTATCTCTGGCGACTATGGTACAGACGATGACTACCAACCTGCTGTGGTGGTGAAAGGTGCGGGCAGTACCGTCACGGGGGCTGCCGATCTCTCCATTTATACCACGGGTCGAGTTGCCAATGGCGTCGAAGTCTCTAATGGCGGTGCGCTGAAATTGGAGGGTTCCGCCATCAAGACCGAAGGGGTCGTTGCCTATGGTATTCGTAATAATAATGGCACGGTGAATTTGCAGGGTGGGACGATAATGACGTCCGGCTCAAGTGGCAATGGTATTTACTCTTCTGGAGTGGGAAGCCGGACGGATATTAATGGCACAGTGTTCAATATATTAGGTGGGCTTGCCAATGCTGTTTCAGGTTATGATGGCACGGCATTAACGCTGAATAATACGACGATAAATACCAGTGGTGGATATGGTATTTATCTGAGCGATGTCGGCAGCACATTAACCGGTGCTAATAACGTCATTAATAATACCAGTTCGGCTAGCGGCACCGGCGTTTATATCTCCAATGGCGGTTTAAATGCCACATTGGATAACACGACGTTTAACATGACTAACGCTTATGCCGGAGTGGGGGTGGGTAAAGACTCTACTCTGACGATGAATGGCCTGACGGCTACGGGTAATATTAGTAACGTATTTGAGATCAATGGTAACGCTAATATCACTAATGCCAATATTGACTTAGCTTCTGGCTCGGTATTGCGGGCCATGGGGCACAGTCTGACCAACAAAGCCGTTATTGTATTCAATAACGTCAATGCCCTCTCGCGCAGCGGAAATTCTGCGCTGGTTAACGTGAATATGAACGCCGATGTCACCATTAATGGCGGCTCTTACCACTCCCAAGGCACTTATGCCATGGGGATTTGGGTGCCGGATAACACTTCGTCGGTACGTGTGAACAATGCCACAGTGATCACCGACGGAAACAATGCGACCGCCATCGAGAATCGGGGAACGGCGATTGTCGACCATACGACGGTGAAAACCACGGGTAATAGCTCTCACGGTATTTATTCTCAATCGATTTTCAACGCCACCCATATGGCTATCTCAACGGCGGGTGTTGGCAGTATTGGGGCGACAGCAGCGCGGGGCGGTAATTTGAATCTTGATGGGGCGACGATTGATACGACCGGAGCTTCTGGCATGGTGCTGGGCACATTCATCGGATCATCAATCAGTGCCAAAAATGTGATCGGCACATCTACAGGTGCCAGTGCCTATGCGCTGTGGATGAATACCCAAAGCATTATTTTACTGCAAGACAGCCGGATCACCACGACCGGAATGAATGCGGGCGGTATTTATGCCGCAGGTGCCGACACGATTTATAGCCGAGCCACGCTGGATAATGCTCAAGTTATCAGTGAGCAGGGGGCAGGTGTTCGGGCCTACGGGGCCAATATTAATATTGATGTGAAAAATGGTTCGCAACTCAGTGGTGGCAACGGGCTGCTGGTGAATGCCAGCACTAATGCTGGCACCGCGACTGCGCCGCTGAATATAATCAGCAACGTCAATTTGAATGCCGACAACTATTCTACTCTGGTAGGGGATATTCAGGCCGATGCCGATAACAATGTCAGCCTAGCGCTGAAAAATAGCTCGGTTTGGACTGGGGCGGCGCGTAATGCCAACAGTATCGAAATCGACAACAGTAGTATCTGGAATTTGACCGGGAATTCGGATGTTGGATCAATAAATGCTCTGGGCCAGATAAATTTCATTCCCACCGCCAGTCGCTTGGGTGCAAGGCTGCCGAACAGTGACTTCAGTACCTTAACGGTGAATGGTAACTTAACCGGCAAGGGCCGTTTTGTCTTTAATGCGCAATTGGGCGACGATAACTCACCCACGGATAAGCTGCATGTGACGGGGAATGCGACGGGTGAACACTACGTAAAAGTAGTGAATCAAGGAGGGCTGGGCGCGTTAACCACTGGCTCAGGGATCAATCTTATTCGGGTGGAGGGTGATGCTCTCTCCAGTCAATTTTTGATGAGTGACTTAGTGACTGCGGGGGCTTACCGCTATTTTTTATACCAGACGGATGAACATAGCTGGAATTTACAATCCTATCTGGCCCCAGTTGACCCCACCGATCCGGGCAAACCCACGGTGGTTGAACCTACACGGCCAGTGATCGCTTATCGTGATGAAGTGCCGGGCTATATTGCGGCACCTTGGCTCAATGCCTTTTACGGCTTCACAACATTGGGGCGTTTGCATGAGCGTCGAGGTTCGGCAGATGGGGGGGCAAACGGCTTTAATCAGGACTCTTGGGGCCGGATAAGCGGGCAGCGTAATACCTTCGACACAGGACGTTTTCGTTACGACTCAGATATCTGGTTCGCTCAGTTGGGCCATGATCTCTATCAGGCTGAAAATGGGGCCGGAACGCAGGCCACGGCGGGCGTGATGATAACCCTTGGTAAGCAGGAAACGGATACGCAGGATAAAGCACGGGCAGTACGCACGGATTTATCAATCGATACCGGTAAAATCAAAACTGATGCTTATGGTTTGGGGGGCTATTACACATTAATGACGCAACAGGGCGGCTATGTTGATCTCGTCGGTCAGGGGACGCTATACCGCAACAGCTACCAAAGTCAGCATGATGCTAAGCAGAATGGCTATGGTGTAGCCATGTCTGCCGAGGTCGGACAAGCATATCCGGTCGTGGGCAGTTGGAGAGTAGAACCCCAAGGGCAGTTGAAATATCAATATCTCAATCTGAATAGTTTCAGCGACGATATTTCTGGGATTAATGGCACCTCATACTCTGTCGGGCAGGCCCGCGCGGGTGTGCGAGTATTCAGTGAGGCGACGAAGCAACAAACGGTTAAGCCCTATTTATCTGCTGATGCCCTCTATCAACTCGGTGATAACCCTGAAGTGACCATTGATACCGCGAGTCTTCGCCCTGAATTCAGTAAAACTTACTGGCAAAGTGGTGCGGGTATTAATGCGAAAGTGAATAACAACGTTGATATCTATGCGGATGTTAAATACCAAAGGGCCTTTGATGGCAAGATGGAGGGTTACGCGGGTAACTTGGGGGTGAAAGTCAGCTTCTGAGGGATAACAGTGAGTTAGAAAACGACGAAGCCCACCGTTGGTGGGCTTCTAAACTCGCTTTGCCTATTGCTTAGCGCATTGTCACAAACTCTTCGGCAGCCGTTGGGTGGATAGCGACAGTGTTGTCGAAATCTTTCTTGGTTGCGCCCATCTTCACGGCGACGGCAAACCCTTGCAGGATTTCATCCATCCCGAAGCCGATGCCGTGGATGCCAACAATCTTCTCTTCCGCACCCACGCAGACTAACTTCATCCGGCATGGCTGGCGGTGCTGAGTGACGGCGCTGTACATCGCGGTAAATGACGATTTGTACACTTTCACTTGATCGTCGCCAAACTTCTCGCGCGCTTGCGGCTCAGTCAGACCAATGGTGCCGATAGGGGGGTGGCTGAATACCACGGTTGGGATATTGCTGTAATCCAGATGCTCATCCGGCTTGTTATTGAACAGGCGCTCAGACAAACGGCGGCCCGCCGCCACCGCCACAGGGGTCAATTCAACCGCACCGGTGTTATCACCGACGGCATAGACGCCCTGAACGTTAGTGTTCTGGAACTTATCAACCTCGATGTAGCCTTTGTCATTGGTTTTGACACCGCTGGCGGCCAGATTCAAGTTGTCAGTGGCGGGTTCACGGCCAATTGCCCAAATCAGGTGATCGACAGTCACTTCGGTGCCGTTTTCCAGTTGCAGCGTTAGGCTGCCATCCGCATTTTTGATCACCGCTTTCGGTACTGCTTCGGTGTGCAGTGTTGGCCCTTCAGTGTTCATCACTTCCAGCAGGGTCTCCACAATCAGCGGATCAAAAGTACGCAGTGGTGCATGTTTGCGAACAAACAGATGTGTTTCAGTGCCTAACCCATTGAGCACGCCCGCGATCTCTACCGCGATATAGCCCGCACCCACGACGGCAACACGTTTTGGCATTTCGTCCAATTCAAAGAAACCATCGGAATCAATACCGTATTCAGCGCCTGGAATATTCGGGTGGCTCGGGCGGCCGCC comes from Yersinia mollaretii ATCC 43969 and encodes:
- a CDS encoding AsmA family protein codes for the protein MTKTGKVLTGIGGVILLLLVVAIVFIMTFDWNRLKPTINDKVSAELQRPFAIRGNLGVDWSRKGDEPGWRGWVPWPHIHAEDLVLGNPPELVSDKSTDDKNVDDKTASTAFPAGEMVTLKRVDASIAPLALLAKEVWIPRIWLTQPDANLRRLANGNNNWTFNLANSPKEGEQPSSWSVNIDDIVFDRGEIRLNDAILKADLRAVIDPLGKPLPFAEVTGARNEKKGQSPADSAQSNTADYVFGWKIDGKYQGQPLVGSGKIGGMLSMSDASRPFPLQADLRSGSTRVAVAGTLTDPGNLAGLDMQLKFSGASLDNLYPLIGVLLPSTPPYNTDGRLVASLKQAGGAVYHYENFNGKIGDSDIRGNLTYTASQPRPKLTGNMSSEKLRFADLAPLIGADSNQEKARRGEKNRQPANKVLPDEKFDTQSWRVMDADVTYAAKRIERDKSLPLNDLSTHVVLNNGELLLDPLRFGMAGGNLNATLRLNGNKDPMQGKVDLHARRLQLKALLPEVKSMRNSLGQLNGDASFTATGNSVAALLATSNGNLRLLLNQGLISRSLMELLGLNVGNYLVAKLFGDDEVKINCAVADIQLRNGLATPRLFVIDTENAIINITGNINFATERLDLSIDPESKGLRILTLRSPLYVRGTFKQPDAGVKAGPLLARGAIAAVLGVALTPAAALLALISPSEAEENQCTPFLQKIKQKK
- the gorA gene encoding glutathione-disulfide reductase, producing MTKHYDYLAIGGGSGGIASINRAAMYGKKCALIEAKQLGGTCVNVGCVPKKVMWHAAQIAEAIHLYGPDYGFDTTVNHFDWKKLIANRTAYIDRIHQSYERGLGNNKVDVIQGFARFIDAHTVEVNGEKITADHILIATGGRPSHPNIPGAEYGIDSDGFFELDEMPKRVAVVGAGYIAVEIAGVLNGLGTETHLFVRKHAPLRTFDPLIVETLLEVMNTEGPTLHTEAVPKAVIKNADGSLTLQLENGTEVTVDHLIWAIGREPATDNLNLAASGVKTNDKGYIEVDKFQNTNVQGVYAVGDNTGAVELTPVAVAAGRRLSERLFNNKPDEHLDYSNIPTVVFSHPPIGTIGLTEPQAREKFGDDQVKVYKSSFTAMYSAVTQHRQPCRMKLVCVGAEEKIVGIHGIGFGMDEILQGFAVAVKMGATKKDFDNTVAIHPTAAEEFVTMR
- a CDS encoding CDP-diacylglycerol diphosphatase is translated as MSRYIKKARFRWIILGLLAVIALIVACQSRFSHGDALWKIVSQQCVPNMEAHHDPQPCIQVDTQAGFVVYKDIHGPLQYLLMPTAKISGIESPQILAASSPNFFLEAWQARHFMADKYGAPIDDTNISLAINSKYGRSQNQLHIHISCLKPQVKAALAAHEADFRPQWQPLPDGLLGHDYLVRRTTATELQHLGAFRLLADEVTGAKGQMGSYGLAMTALPNGEFLLLASKASLAKVHRASVEELQDHECKLLPPPAAH
- the yhjD gene encoding inner membrane protein YhjD, yielding MPNAPKNSSAPLAAGIKTGKRAISCMTRISNSVKAYPPVAHIIRATDRFNDRLGSQFGAAITYFSFLSLIPILMVSFAAVGFVLASNPDLLAELINKIVNTISDPALAATLKNTVNTAIQQRTTVGLTGLAIALYSGVSWMGNLREAIRAQSRDVWERNPQDQEAFYYRYARDFISLIGLVVALIITLSLTSIAGAAQSAIVNALGLGDIEWLRPAMTLIAMSISIAANYLLFLWIFWILPRHKPKKKALLRGTLIAAIGFEIIKFVMTMMLPRLASSPSGAAFGSVIGLMAFFYFFARLTLFCAAWIATAQYAEDKTLPQKPGEEAR
- a CDS encoding autotransporter outer membrane beta-barrel domain-containing protein — protein: MNINKIRLSLCFRKTLLASLLLPLLSPLYCWAAQTISVTDGSSVPISGDYGTDDDYQPAVVVKGAGSTVTGAADLSIYTTGRVANGVEVSNGGALKLEGSAIKTEGVVAYGIRNNNGTVNLQGGTIMTSGSSGNGIYSSGVGSRTDINGTVFNILGGLANAVSGYDGTALTLNNTTINTSGGYGIYLSDVGSTLTGANNVINNTSSASGTGVYISNGGLNATLDNTTFNMTNAYAGVGVGKDSTLTMNGLTATGNISNVFEINGNANITNANIDLASGSVLRAMGHSLTNKAVIVFNNVNALSRSGNSALVNVNMNADVTINGGSYHSQGTYAMGIWVPDNTSSVRVNNATVITDGNNATAIENRGTAIVDHTTVKTTGNSSHGIYSQSIFNATHMAISTAGVGSIGATAARGGNLNLDGATIDTTGASGMVLGTFIGSSISAKNVIGTSTGASAYALWMNTQSIILLQDSRITTTGMNAGGIYAAGADTIYSRATLDNAQVISEQGAGVRAYGANINIDVKNGSQLSGGNGLLVNASTNAGTATAPLNIISNVNLNADNYSTLVGDIQADADNNVSLALKNSSVWTGAARNANSIEIDNSSIWNLTGNSDVGSINALGQINFIPTASRLGARLPNSDFSTLTVNGNLTGKGRFVFNAQLGDDNSPTDKLHVTGNATGEHYVKVVNQGGLGALTTGSGINLIRVEGDALSSQFLMSDLVTAGAYRYFLYQTDEHSWNLQSYLAPVDPTDPGKPTVVEPTRPVIAYRDEVPGYIAAPWLNAFYGFTTLGRLHERRGSADGGANGFNQDSWGRISGQRNTFDTGRFRYDSDIWFAQLGHDLYQAENGAGTQATAGVMITLGKQETDTQDKARAVRTDLSIDTGKIKTDAYGLGGYYTLMTQQGGYVDLVGQGTLYRNSYQSQHDAKQNGYGVAMSAEVGQAYPVVGSWRVEPQGQLKYQYLNLNSFSDDISGINGTSYSVGQARAGVRVFSEATKQQTVKPYLSADALYQLGDNPEVTIDTASLRPEFSKTYWQSGAGINAKVNNNVDIYADVKYQRAFDGKMEGYAGNLGVKVSF